A genomic window from Salvia splendens isolate huo1 chromosome 11, SspV2, whole genome shotgun sequence includes:
- the LOC121755783 gene encoding uncharacterized protein LOC121755783, giving the protein MAMQAGIGLSRIFLIAGAGYTGTILLKNGKLSDILGELQNLVKGMEKSGELEGDSDHSDAIATQVRRLAMEVRQLASSRQITVLNGSTTQSNLASLVVPAAAVGAVGYGYMWWKGLSFGDLMYVTKQNMANAVTNLTKHLDHVSDALAAAKRHLTQRIENLDGKIDEQIEISKLIRNEVNDAHADLSQIGFDLNDLHRMVSGLDGKLHSLEDKQEFANAGVMYLCSIVNGKRMPMPDRIQDQFKLAGNSMQSLMGLRAIVESPENLLTDGSVQDFSSEKLNKTITRTFSNKC; this is encoded by the exons ATGGCTATGCAAGCTGGAATCGGATTATCCAGGATCTTTCTAATTGCTGGAGCTG GTTACACGGGAACTATATTGTTGAAGAATGGGAAATTGTCAGATATATTGGGGGAGTTGCAG AATTTGGTTAAAGGCATGGAGAAATCAGGCGAGTTGGAGGGGGATTCTGATCATTCTGACGCCATTGCCACCCAG GTCCGTCGACTAGCCATGGAGGTTCGCCAGCTGGCCTCATCCCGGCAGATTACTGTTCTAAATGGGAGCACTACCCAGA GTAACTTAGCATCTCTAGTTGTCCCAGCTGCTGCTGTTGGAGCTGTGGGATATGGCTACATGTGGTGGAAG GGTCTTTCCTTTGGAGACCTGATGTATGTAACGAAGCAGAATATGGCAAATGCTGTTACAAACTTGACAAAACATTTGGATCATGTGTCTGACGCTCTTGCT GCAGCAAAAAGACACTTGACTCAGAGAATTGAGAACCTGGATGGAAAAATCGATGAGCAAATAGAGATTTCTAAATTGATTAGAAATGAG GTCAATGATGCGCATGCTGATCTCTCTCAAATTGGCTTTGATTTGAACGATTTGCATCGGATGGTGTCTGGTTTG GATGGCAAGCTCCATTCACTAGAAGACAAGCAG GAGTTTGCAAATGCTGGGGTGATGTACCTGTGTAGCATTGTAAATGGAAAAAGGATGCCCATGCCAGACAGAATTCAG GATCAATTTAAACTTGCTGGAAATTCAATGCAAAGTCTCATG GGTCTTAGAGCCATCGTAGAGTCTCCTGAAAATTTATTGACAGATGGGAGTGTTCAAGACTTCTCTTCTGAGAAGCTCAACAAAACCATAACGAG GACTTTTTCAAACAAGTGTTGA
- the LOC121755781 gene encoding AP2-like ethylene-responsive transcription factor SMOS1: MEKKDSKHATVIIDFLSFFPSRQAVVTRRKQAHDIVCMLIRTFARKCQKLVFSSMAEADAHETKCVKRRRRSPSLLALCNEQRPRHSFHLDHTATTTTTTTTIKRSSRFRGVSRHRWTGRFEAHLWDKGSWNETQKKKGKQVYLGAYDEEEAAARVYDLAAIKYWGASTYTNFPICDYKKDIEIMQNMSKEEYLVSLRRRSSGFARGVSKYSRGVGRSRQHHKEELSNYIRWMRPQNNCLDLSSGNSFAIKNPAISDKHEIIERKMPLTPWNKPTTPTALSLLLRSSLFKELVEKTTTTATGGGGDDDDEEKPTGWPFWNTSMQCVKY, encoded by the exons ATGGAGAAAAAAGACAGCAAACATGCTACTGTGATAATCGATTTCCTGTCCTTTTTTCCATCAAGACAAGCTGTAGTAACAAGAAGAAAACAAGCACACGACATCGTATGCATGCTTATAAGAACCTTTGCACGCAAGTGTCAAAAACTCGTATTTTCCTCCATGGCTGAAGCTGATGCTCATGAAACTAAGTGTGTGAAGAGACGACGCAGGTCTCCGTCTCTATTAGCACTCTGTAATGAACAGCGACCTCGACACTCATTCCATCTAGATCACACTGCAACGactactaccactaccactaccatcAAGAGGAGTTCAAGATTTCGTGGAGTTAGCAG ACACCGGTGGACAGGGCGGTTCGAAGCTCATCTATGGGATAAAGGGTCTTGGAATGAAACtcaaaagaagaaaggaaaacaag TATATCTTG GGGCATACGATGAAGAAGAAGCTGCAGCGAGAGTCTATGATTTGGCTGCAATCAAATACTGGGGAGCCTCAACATATACTAACTTCCCA ATATGTGATTACAAAAAGGATATAGAAATAATGCAAAACATGAGCAAGGAGGAATACTTGGTCTCTCTAAGAAG GAGAAGCAGTGGTTTTGCGAGAGGAGTGTCCAAGTACAGTAGAGGTGTTGGAAG GTCAAGGCAGCATCACAAGGAAGAGTTGAGCAACTATATTAGATGGATGAGGCCTCAGAATAACTGCTTGGATTTGTCTAGTGGGAATTCGTTTGCAATAAAGAATCCAGCAATATCTGACAAGCATGAGATTATTGAAAGGAAAATGCCTCTCACCCCTTGGAATAAGCCCACCACCCCAACAGCTCTCAGTCTGCTCCTCCGCTCTTCCTTGTTTAAAGAGCTCGTTGAAAAGACGACTACTACTGCTACTGGTGGTGGCGGtgatgacgatgatgaagaAAAACCCACAGGATGGCCGTTTTGGAACACATCAATGCAATGTGTCAAGTATTAG